A single Gammaproteobacteria bacterium DNA region contains:
- the rplU gene encoding 50S ribosomal protein L21 codes for MYAVIKTGGKQYKVSEGATVRVEKIAADEGATVELDQVLMVVDGENVNVGSPLVAGGMVTATIVAHGRGKKVEIIKFRRRKHHRKQMGHRQSYTDLQITGIKA; via the coding sequence ATGTACGCGGTAATTAAAACCGGTGGCAAGCAATACAAGGTTTCAGAAGGCGCGACAGTTCGGGTCGAGAAAATCGCCGCCGACGAAGGCGCGACCGTCGAACTTGACCAGGTGCTGATGGTTGTTGATGGCGAAAACGTGAACGTGGGCTCGCCGCTGGTGGCGGGTGGTATGGTCACGGCAACGATCGTGGCGCACGGCCGTGGCAAGAAGGTCGAGATCATCAAGTTCCGTCGTCGTAAGCACCATCGTAAACAGATGGGCCATCGCCAGAGCTATACCGATTTACAGATTACGGGTATCAAGGCCTAA